One region of Quercus lobata isolate SW786 chromosome 2, ValleyOak3.0 Primary Assembly, whole genome shotgun sequence genomic DNA includes:
- the LOC115977932 gene encoding GDSL esterase/lipase At5g41890, which produces MKIFVIFLFISLHILPCLSFTSFVFGDSLVDAGNNDYLFTLSKADSPPYGIDFKPSGGKPTGRFTNGRTISDIVGQALGAKSFPPPYLAPNTQVDAIHRGINYASGASGILDETGSLFIGRVPLREQVNYFEQSRNYMVNVMRENGTKELLKKAIFSLTTGSNDILNYVQPSIPFFEGDKVSPSTYQDYMVFNLTTQLKRLHELGARKFIVVGVGPIGCIPFVRSLNLLASGKCSIKVNDLIQGYNKKLNMALDQLNQQLGPEAIFVYANSFDIVMRIILNYHQYGFENANDPCCGGNFPPFVCFKGPNAKTSALCDDRSKYVFWDAYHPTEAANIIIAKMLLDGDESVSFPINIRELYNYNS; this is translated from the exons atgaaGATCTTcgttatttttttgtttatctcCTTGCATATCTTGCCATGTCTTTCTTTTACTTCATTTGTGTTTGGAGATTCTCTGGTTGATGCTGGAAACAATGACTATCTTTTCACACTCTCAAAGGCAGATTCACCTCCTTATGGCATTGATTTCAAGCCCTCTGGTGGAAAACCCACAGGCAGATTCACCAATGGTCGAACTATATCAGACATTGTGG GTCAAGCCCTTGGAGCCAAGTCATTTCCCCCACCTTACTTAGCCCCAAACACTCAAGTTGATGCAATTCATAGAGGAATAAATTATGCTTCCGGAGCCTCAGGCATACTGGATGAAACAGGATCCTTGTTC ATAGGGAGAGTTCCATTAAGGGAGCAAGTGAACTATTTTGAGCAAAGTAGAAATTACATGGTGAATGTGATGAGAGAGAATGGTACAAAGGAACTTTTAAAGAAGGCAATCTTCTCTCTAACCACTGGGTCCAATGACATATTGAATTATGTTCAACCATCAATACCCTTTTTTGAAGGTGACAAGGTTTCTCCCTCTACCTACCAAGATTATATGGTTTTCAACTTAACCACACAGCTTAAG CGATTACATGAACTGGGGGCAAGAAAGTTCATTGTGGTTGGGGTTGGACCAATAGGATGCATTCCATTTGTTCGATCACTTAATTTACTAGCAAGTGGAAAATGCTCAATTAAAGTGAACGACTTGATCCAAGGCTACAATAAGAAACTGAACATGGCGTTGGATCAATTAAATCAACAGTTGGGACCAGAAGCTATTTTTGTATATGCTAACTCCTTTGATATTGTCATGAGGATCATACTAAACTATCATCAATATG GATTTGAGAATGCAAATGACCCATGTTGCGGAGGAAACTTTCCACCATTTGTTTGCTTTAAGGGCCCCAATGCAAAAACCTCTGCTCTGTGTGATGATCGATCAAAGTATGTGTTTTGGGATGCATATCACCCAACAGAAGCTGCTAATATCATCATTGCCAAAATGTTGCTAGACGGGGATGAAAGCGTTAGCTTTCCTATCAACATTCGTGAGCTTTACAACTACAATTCCTAA